From Candoia aspera isolate rCanAsp1 chromosome 4, rCanAsp1.hap2, whole genome shotgun sequence, a single genomic window includes:
- the GLCCI1 gene encoding glucocorticoid-induced transcript 1 protein isoform X3, whose translation MSSSSSQTPPHHQPPQRMRRGAAGSPTSGNAGVSVGTNGSGGGGNSGGGGGAPGGGAGTSRLLQPIRATVPFQLLRGNQHSPTRLPTSSASVGSNTGPGGPRGAGGGGGNGGSPPPPGSTSPLALAAAVAAAAPPGAGGVVEPSRVKVRQRRSPDSSSTATTTNGGRRRSSSPERRSPSSPIYRVDRPKAQQIRTSNTIRRTSSLDTITGPYLTGQWPRDPHIHYPSCMKDKSTQTPSCWAEEVLEKRSHQRSASWGSADQLKEIAKLRQQLQRSKQSSRHNKEKERQSPLHGNHIAISQTQASLSRSVPMPLSNISVPKSTVSRVPCSVEGISPELEKVFIKENSGKEEVSKPLDIPDGRRAPLPAHYRSSSTRSIDTQTPSVQERSSSCSSHSPCISPFCPPESQDGSPCSTEDMLYDRDKGLVSLSQPPSFHVLTKTKLTSSQLDQLSVL comes from the exons ATGTCCAGCTCCTCCTCGCAGACCCCTCCTCACCACCAGCCCCCGCAGAGGATGCGCCGTGGCGCCGCCGGGTCCCCTACCAGCGGTAACGCCGGAGTTTCGGTCGGTACTAATGGGTCTGGCGGCGGAGGAAACAGCGGTGGCGGCGGAGGCGCCCCCGGTGGCGGCGCTGGGACTAGCCGGCTGCTCCAGCCGATCCGTGCCACGGTCCCTTTCCAGCTCCTGAGGGGCAACCAGCACAGCCCGACTCGCTTGCCGACCTCCTCAGCCTCAGTGGGGAGTAATACCGGCCCAGGAGGGCCGCGCGGCGCAGGGGGAGGAGGCGGGAACGGCGGCAGCCCGCCTCCGCCAGGCTCTACTTCGCCGTTGGCTCTGGCGGCGgctgttgctgccgccgcccCGCCGGGAGCAGGCGGGGTGGTAGAGCCGAGCAGGGTGAAGGTAAGACAGAGGCGCTCGCCCGACAGTAGCAGCACCGCTACCACTACCAACGGCGGCAGGCGGAGGAGCAGCTCACCTGAAAGAAGGAGCCCCAGTTCGCCCATATATAGAG tGGACAGGCCAAAAGCCCAGCAAATTAGGACTTCTAATACCATAAGACGGACCTCTTCGTTGGATACAATAACAGGACCTTACCTCACAGGACAGTGGCCACGAGATCCCCATATACATTATCCTTCATGCATGAAGGACAAATCCACTCAG ACACCTAGCTGTTGGGCAGAAGAGGTATTAGAAAAGAGATCACATCAGCGTTCAGCTTCATGGGGGAGCGCTGATCAACTAAAAGAA ATTGCCAAACTGAGGCAGCAGCTCCAGCGCAGTAAACAGAGTAGTCGtcacaataaagaaaaagaacgTCAGTCACCTCTCCATGGCAACCATATAGCAATCAGTCAGACTCAG GCTTCTCTCTCAAGATCAGTCCCTATGCCACTGTCAAACATTTCAGTGCCAAAATCAACAGTCTCACGTGTGCCGTGCAGTGTAGAAGGAATAAGCCCTGAATTAGAAAAAGTGTTCATCAAAGAAAACAGTGGAAAGGAGGAAGTGTCCAAG CCCTTGGATATTCCTGATGGTCGGAGAGCACCCCTACCTGCTCACTATCGTAGCAGCAGCACACGAAGCATTGACACACAAACACCTTCAGTCCAGGAACGCAGCAGCAGCTGTAGCAGCCATTCTCCATGCATTTCTCCCTTTTGTCCTCCTGAATCTCAAGATGGGAGTCCTTGTTCTACAGAAGACATGCTGTATGACCGTGATAAAG GACTCGTCAGCCTGTCTCAACCCCCCTCTTTTCATGTCCTGACAAAAACAAAGTTAACTTCATCCCAACTGGATCAGCTTTCTGTCCTGTAA
- the GLCCI1 gene encoding glucocorticoid-induced transcript 1 protein isoform X1, with translation MSSSSSQTPPHHQPPQRMRRGAAGSPTSGNAGVSVGTNGSGGGGNSGGGGGAPGGGAGTSRLLQPIRATVPFQLLRGNQHSPTRLPTSSASVGSNTGPGGPRGAGGGGGNGGSPPPPGSTSPLALAAAVAAAAPPGAGGVVEPSRVKVRQRRSPDSSSTATTTNGGRRRSSSPERRSPSSPIYRVDRPKAQQIRTSNTIRRTSSLDTITGPYLTGQWPRDPHIHYPSCMKDKSTQTPSCWAEEVLEKRSHQRSASWGSADQLKEIAKLRQQLQRSKQSSRHNKEKERQSPLHGNHIAISQTQASLSRSVPMPLSNISVPKSTVSRVPCSVEGISPELEKVFIKENSGKEEVSKPLDIPDGRRAPLPAHYRSSSTRSIDTQTPSVQERSSSCSSHSPCISPFCPPESQDGSPCSTEDMLYDRDKDSGSSSPLPKYASSPKPNNSYMFKREPPEGCERVKVFEEVSTRQPVSTPLFSCPDKNKVNFIPTGSAFCPVKLLGPLLPSSDLTLKGSPNSGQSTPLSTLTVEQLSSRVTFSSLLDDTSTMDSPEVLVQQPSQQSPQLLQELQPEEHSPQNYVVI, from the exons ATGTCCAGCTCCTCCTCGCAGACCCCTCCTCACCACCAGCCCCCGCAGAGGATGCGCCGTGGCGCCGCCGGGTCCCCTACCAGCGGTAACGCCGGAGTTTCGGTCGGTACTAATGGGTCTGGCGGCGGAGGAAACAGCGGTGGCGGCGGAGGCGCCCCCGGTGGCGGCGCTGGGACTAGCCGGCTGCTCCAGCCGATCCGTGCCACGGTCCCTTTCCAGCTCCTGAGGGGCAACCAGCACAGCCCGACTCGCTTGCCGACCTCCTCAGCCTCAGTGGGGAGTAATACCGGCCCAGGAGGGCCGCGCGGCGCAGGGGGAGGAGGCGGGAACGGCGGCAGCCCGCCTCCGCCAGGCTCTACTTCGCCGTTGGCTCTGGCGGCGgctgttgctgccgccgcccCGCCGGGAGCAGGCGGGGTGGTAGAGCCGAGCAGGGTGAAGGTAAGACAGAGGCGCTCGCCCGACAGTAGCAGCACCGCTACCACTACCAACGGCGGCAGGCGGAGGAGCAGCTCACCTGAAAGAAGGAGCCCCAGTTCGCCCATATATAGAG tGGACAGGCCAAAAGCCCAGCAAATTAGGACTTCTAATACCATAAGACGGACCTCTTCGTTGGATACAATAACAGGACCTTACCTCACAGGACAGTGGCCACGAGATCCCCATATACATTATCCTTCATGCATGAAGGACAAATCCACTCAG ACACCTAGCTGTTGGGCAGAAGAGGTATTAGAAAAGAGATCACATCAGCGTTCAGCTTCATGGGGGAGCGCTGATCAACTAAAAGAA ATTGCCAAACTGAGGCAGCAGCTCCAGCGCAGTAAACAGAGTAGTCGtcacaataaagaaaaagaacgTCAGTCACCTCTCCATGGCAACCATATAGCAATCAGTCAGACTCAG GCTTCTCTCTCAAGATCAGTCCCTATGCCACTGTCAAACATTTCAGTGCCAAAATCAACAGTCTCACGTGTGCCGTGCAGTGTAGAAGGAATAAGCCCTGAATTAGAAAAAGTGTTCATCAAAGAAAACAGTGGAAAGGAGGAAGTGTCCAAG CCCTTGGATATTCCTGATGGTCGGAGAGCACCCCTACCTGCTCACTATCGTAGCAGCAGCACACGAAGCATTGACACACAAACACCTTCAGTCCAGGAACGCAGCAGCAGCTGTAGCAGCCATTCTCCATGCATTTCTCCCTTTTGTCCTCCTGAATCTCAAGATGGGAGTCCTTGTTCTACAGAAGACATGCTGTATGACCGTGATAAAG ACAGTGGGAGTAGCTCACCGTTGCCCAAGTATGCCTCCTCTCCTAAGCCCAACAACAGCTACATGTTCAAACGAGAGCCCCCAGAGGGATGTGAACGAGTGAAGGTCTTTGAGGAAGTGTC GACTCGTCAGCCTGTCTCAACCCCCCTCTTTTCATGTCCTGACAAAAACAAAGTTAACTTCATCCCAACTGGATCAGCTTTCTGTCCTGTAAAACTCTTGGGTCCTTTACTCCCTTCTTCTGACCTGACTCTCAAAGGCTCTCCGAACTCTGGTCAAAGCACACCTCTGAGTACTCTGACTGTGGAGCAGCTTTCTTCTCGGGTTACTTTCTCTTCTCTGTTGGATGACACCAGCACAATGGACTCTCCAGAGGTCTTAGTACAACAGCCATCCCAGCAATCACCCCAGCTTTTGCAGGAACTACAGCCTGAGGAACACTCTCCTCAAAACTATGTTGTAATCTAG
- the GLCCI1 gene encoding glucocorticoid-induced transcript 1 protein isoform X2, producing the protein MSSSSSQTPPHHQPPQRMRRGAAGSPTSGNAGVSVGTNGSGGGGNSGGGGGAPGGGAGTSRLLQPIRATVPFQLLRGNQHSPTRLPTSSASVGSNTGPGGPRGAGGGGGNGGSPPPPGSTSPLALAAAVAAAAPPGAGGVVEPSRVKVRQRRSPDSSSTATTTNGGRRRSSSPERRSPSSPIYRVDRPKAQQIRTSNTIRRTSSLDTITGPYLTGQWPRDPHIHYPSCMKDKSTQIAKLRQQLQRSKQSSRHNKEKERQSPLHGNHIAISQTQASLSRSVPMPLSNISVPKSTVSRVPCSVEGISPELEKVFIKENSGKEEVSKPLDIPDGRRAPLPAHYRSSSTRSIDTQTPSVQERSSSCSSHSPCISPFCPPESQDGSPCSTEDMLYDRDKDSGSSSPLPKYASSPKPNNSYMFKREPPEGCERVKVFEEVSTRQPVSTPLFSCPDKNKVNFIPTGSAFCPVKLLGPLLPSSDLTLKGSPNSGQSTPLSTLTVEQLSSRVTFSSLLDDTSTMDSPEVLVQQPSQQSPQLLQELQPEEHSPQNYVVI; encoded by the exons ATGTCCAGCTCCTCCTCGCAGACCCCTCCTCACCACCAGCCCCCGCAGAGGATGCGCCGTGGCGCCGCCGGGTCCCCTACCAGCGGTAACGCCGGAGTTTCGGTCGGTACTAATGGGTCTGGCGGCGGAGGAAACAGCGGTGGCGGCGGAGGCGCCCCCGGTGGCGGCGCTGGGACTAGCCGGCTGCTCCAGCCGATCCGTGCCACGGTCCCTTTCCAGCTCCTGAGGGGCAACCAGCACAGCCCGACTCGCTTGCCGACCTCCTCAGCCTCAGTGGGGAGTAATACCGGCCCAGGAGGGCCGCGCGGCGCAGGGGGAGGAGGCGGGAACGGCGGCAGCCCGCCTCCGCCAGGCTCTACTTCGCCGTTGGCTCTGGCGGCGgctgttgctgccgccgcccCGCCGGGAGCAGGCGGGGTGGTAGAGCCGAGCAGGGTGAAGGTAAGACAGAGGCGCTCGCCCGACAGTAGCAGCACCGCTACCACTACCAACGGCGGCAGGCGGAGGAGCAGCTCACCTGAAAGAAGGAGCCCCAGTTCGCCCATATATAGAG tGGACAGGCCAAAAGCCCAGCAAATTAGGACTTCTAATACCATAAGACGGACCTCTTCGTTGGATACAATAACAGGACCTTACCTCACAGGACAGTGGCCACGAGATCCCCATATACATTATCCTTCATGCATGAAGGACAAATCCACTCAG ATTGCCAAACTGAGGCAGCAGCTCCAGCGCAGTAAACAGAGTAGTCGtcacaataaagaaaaagaacgTCAGTCACCTCTCCATGGCAACCATATAGCAATCAGTCAGACTCAG GCTTCTCTCTCAAGATCAGTCCCTATGCCACTGTCAAACATTTCAGTGCCAAAATCAACAGTCTCACGTGTGCCGTGCAGTGTAGAAGGAATAAGCCCTGAATTAGAAAAAGTGTTCATCAAAGAAAACAGTGGAAAGGAGGAAGTGTCCAAG CCCTTGGATATTCCTGATGGTCGGAGAGCACCCCTACCTGCTCACTATCGTAGCAGCAGCACACGAAGCATTGACACACAAACACCTTCAGTCCAGGAACGCAGCAGCAGCTGTAGCAGCCATTCTCCATGCATTTCTCCCTTTTGTCCTCCTGAATCTCAAGATGGGAGTCCTTGTTCTACAGAAGACATGCTGTATGACCGTGATAAAG ACAGTGGGAGTAGCTCACCGTTGCCCAAGTATGCCTCCTCTCCTAAGCCCAACAACAGCTACATGTTCAAACGAGAGCCCCCAGAGGGATGTGAACGAGTGAAGGTCTTTGAGGAAGTGTC GACTCGTCAGCCTGTCTCAACCCCCCTCTTTTCATGTCCTGACAAAAACAAAGTTAACTTCATCCCAACTGGATCAGCTTTCTGTCCTGTAAAACTCTTGGGTCCTTTACTCCCTTCTTCTGACCTGACTCTCAAAGGCTCTCCGAACTCTGGTCAAAGCACACCTCTGAGTACTCTGACTGTGGAGCAGCTTTCTTCTCGGGTTACTTTCTCTTCTCTGTTGGATGACACCAGCACAATGGACTCTCCAGAGGTCTTAGTACAACAGCCATCCCAGCAATCACCCCAGCTTTTGCAGGAACTACAGCCTGAGGAACACTCTCCTCAAAACTATGTTGTAATCTAG